The genomic window GAAGTTGACGCCGGTGAGGATGGAGGAAAAGCCGGCCACGAAGATGCCCATGGTTGCGGCGATGACGTGCGTATTCACGTAATGCGTACTGAGGGGGGTGGTGAAGGTCCAGCCCGTATCAATCCCGCCCCAGATGATGGCGTAGAGTTCGATCATGCCGCCGGCAGTAAACAAATACCAGCTCATCAGGTTGAGTCGTGGAAAGGCGACGTCCTTGGCGCCAATCATGAGCGGAATGCAGAAGTTGCCCAGCACGGCCGGGGCAATCGGCACCAGAAAGAAGAAGACCATGATGATGCCGTGGATGGAAAACACCTTGTTGTAGGTGTCGGCCGCCATCAGTTCGCCGCCGGGGGTGAGCAGGTTCAGGCGGATAAACGCAGCCGCTGTTCCTCCGATGGTGAAGAAAAAACAAGTGGTAATGAGGTACAGGATGGCGATGCGCTTATGGTCCAGCGTCAGAAGCCAGCTCTTCAGGCCATAGGCGCTGTTCAGGTAAGACCGCCGGGGCATGGCCGCGGTCTGCTGATCGGGAAGAACAATACTTGTGCTGCTCATGGCTTCACCGCTCCTTGTCCGGATGCAGCTGCGGGCGCTGCGGTCTGGACCTGGCTGGTATTCAGCGTCTGCTGAATACGGTAATTCGAATTGAGGTTTTTAATGAATTCGACAAGAGAGATCAGACCTTCTTCACTGACCTGCCCCTGATAGGTGGGCATGATCGGGGCATATCCGGCAACCTGATGCAGTGTAGGGTTCAGGATGACATCGCGCAGGAAGGCCTCGTCGGCAGTGACGACTGATCCGTTGGACATCTGGATCTTCGCTCCATATACTCCGGCAAGATTTGGCCCGCGCGCTTCCGGACTTCCCGAATGGCACTGATTGCAACCGAGGCTGGCAAAGAGACGCTCTCCGTTCTGCGCCAGCGAGGAACCGCTGGTGGAGCTGGCCGTCCAGGCCTGGTAGTCCTCCGGAGACATGGCCACGACCTCCCCGATCATCTGGGAATGCAGGGTACCGCAATACTGGGTACAGAATAGATGATACGTCCCCGGCTTTGTGGCTTCAAACCAGACGGTAGTGTAACGTCCTGGAATGACCTCACGTTTGACGCGGAAGGCCGGAATGGAAAAGCTGTGAAAGACGTCCTGAGAGACCATGGTGAGCTGCACCGGGCGGTTGATGGGTACGTGCAGCGCATTAATCTCATGTTGGCCACCCGGGTGTTCGGCCTTCCACATCCACTGCTTGCCAACGATGTAGATGTTCATGGCGTTGGTAGGCGGGTTATAGATGCGGAAGTACAGGAGCGCACCCCATACGAAGGCGATCAGGAAGAGGCCCAGAGGGACGATGGTCCAAGTGGCTTCCAGCAGAGTGTTGCCCTCAATCTGTACGGCCTCCGGATGCCTTTCCTTGCGGTAAAGGATGGAGAAGCCGATGACCATGGCGACCACAATGCCAGTCCCGACAAACGAGATCAGAAGCAGATAAAAGTAGAACTCGTCCGTGTAAGGCGCGATGCTTGACGCCTCGGGCGGAAACAGCGGGAGCCGATGGAGCCACTTGAGTAAAAACTGCCAAAGTACGGGGCTAATGTAATGCATCATCCCTTTTTATCCGATCACGTTTTTCCAGCTTGAAACCTGTGGGCGCTGCTTTTGTTTTGCTTCGCGCCGGAACATGATTGCTAAATACAAACCGAGACAGAACAAGGTCACCAGGCAGGCCAACTGCACCACGCGCGCAATGATCAGACTGTGCCTGTTCAGCGTGGGATCGTAGTGATAGCAATAGGTGAGAATGTTGTCCACCGGAGAGCCGATTTTGTGCTGCGAGGCCTCGACCAGCCCCAACATCAGGTCTTTCGGTGAATATTCAACGCCGAGATAGTACTGTGCGATGCGCCCATCCGGCGTTACCAACTGGATGGCGCTGGCATGGGCGAACTGGGTCAACCTGCCGTCCGGCCCAGGGACACGGGTGTAGCCAAAACCAGTGGCCTCGGCCAGAGCATGGATGGCCGGCTCCTGCCCGGTGAGAAAGTGCCAGCCTGCTGCGGTTTCCGGATGTCCGTAACGCTTGACGTAGTAGGCCTTCTTTTGCGCCGCCAGGCTGTAGGTCTCGGTGGGATCAATACTGACGACTACGACGTCGAAGTCTTTGCCAGGCCGGAACTTGACCATCTCCAGCGCGCCGACCAGGCCGTTAAGCTCTTCGGAGCAGAGCATGGGGCAGTTGTAATAGACCAGGGCGAGAATGACCGGGCGGGTGCCGAAGTAGTCTCCCAGATGCACAGTTTTGCCGGTTTCATCGTGGAACTCAGCCTCCAGCGGGAGGCGGGTATTGAGCTTCTGCACGATGTTGACCCGGTTCAGCGCAGAGGGCACCTGTGCACTGTTGTCACCCATCTGTTTGTCGCCGTAGGCGGAGACCTGGGCACGGGCCGCGCAGGCGGAAAAGCCCAGTAGCAGCGCAAGTCCCCACACCAGGGTGCGCTGAACATTCCGGATTGTGGTCTGTGCCTGCATGTAACCTTCTATGCTAGTCCGTTTCCTGCTCCGATTTCGCTTTTGCCTTTCACTCGTGGTTCGTGTGACTGGAAGCCTGCTCCTCCGATGCCATCGTTGCACTGCGCAATTCCTGCTCGTAGGCTGTGCGTGCAAAGCCATCCGTGAGCGGGGCGGTCACCTCGACCGGATGGTCTCCTGCCATGAGCGGCGCTGCCTGCTCCTGTTTTGACTCGACGGGAAGCCCGCGCTGTGCAATCAGCTGCATGGCACGCTCAATGGGGATGCGGACAGTGCCTTTGGAGCGGTCCACCCAGCTGTAGTTTTCCAGCAGCAGGTCTTCGCGGGCGTGGAGATCGGCCGTGTCCCGGTCGCCGTCATCGCCCTGGAGCCGCGGCGTCGGAAACGACTGGGTCAACTGCCGGAGCTGCTGCTGCTCAATGGCCGGGTTGGACTCCATATTGCGTCCTTTGCCTGTTACATAACCGGCACGGTTCCATTGGTTGGGGGGGCCATCGTGTTTCATCAGCGCATTGTTGATGACCTTGCCCATACCGAAGCAGAAGACAAAAAAGACCCCCAGGGAAATGGCCATGGCCAGCAAGAAGACCAAGACCCCCTGCACGCTGACATCAGTGAGCTCGTAGCCTTCCCGGACAGAGTTCTCCATGTCCCGCGACTGATTGCCATGATGGGTCTCCGGGGTGGTGCTGTGCTGGTGCTTCCGCAGATCATCGTTATGCATGGGCATGTTCAGGCTCCAGGATTTCCTCAAGGTGCGGGTCGTTGGTTGCCACCAGCGGACGGCCCTTGAGGTTGGTGAAGTAGTACGCCATCCAGAAGGCGATCATCGCCACTGGCACGGTTGCGTATTCCAGAATGCCGACACTGAAGTGCAGGTTCCGCGCCGCATCTTTGAAGTTCGGCTCAATCAGCCAGAACATGTCCCAGCAGCGGGCGAAGATCATGATGCAGCAGCAGACGACGAGCCGCGACTTGATCCGCTTGAGGTCGCGCGAAAGCAGCAAGGTAAAGGGAATGAGCCAATGAAAGACCACATCGAGTGTGGCAATGACTCCCCAGTTGCCGCGAATGCGGTCCAGATACCAGGGGATCTCTTCCGGCGAGTTTCCAGACCAGATAATCAGAAAGGAGGCAAAGGCGAGGTAAATATTCAGCATGACGAAGGCAAAGCAAAGCTTGCCCAGGTCGTGCTGTTCGGTCACGCGCATGACGGTGCGGATCGGCTCGGCCTTTGACAGCCCCACCAGGGTAAGGATGACCAGCGCAAGCACTCCATAGGCCTGCCCTACCAGGAACTGCAGGCCATAGACCGTCGAATACCATGTGACGTCGAGCGAGAGGACCCAGTAGATGGAAACGGCCGTGAGGGTGAGGGCATAGAGCACAACACCAAAGCCGCTGAGGTTTTCAAATTTGGTCTGCCAGTAAGGGACGTTTGGCGCCGTATCTGCATCACGCTGGAGCGACCATTTATTCAACAGATGGGTATAAAACCACCAGCTCGCAAAGCAGAACAGCGAAACGGCCCAGAACGTGGCAGGGTTCAGCAATGGATGCTTGTAATAAATACTGTGGGCCTGGGCCGTAGTGATCAGGTGCTGCTTCCAGGCACCCCAGGGATCGTCATTATATTGCGCCCAGAGGTAAAGCTTCTTGAACGACATGCCAAAGATGCCGATGGGGAGGAAATAGAGGAAGACCAGAGGGAGGGTGCGCGTCATCGCCTCCAGCGGACGCCGCACCAGAAGCCCCCACTTGCCGCCGGAGAGGTACTGCGTCATCAGCAGCGCCATTCCGCCGCAGCAGAAGCCGAAGGAGATCATTGTCCCGTGCAGCCACGCGCGCAGGAAATGGTTCCATCCGTCGCCGGCAAGAAAGCCGAGCAGGATCCCGAGGACGCCGAAAATCGCGCCAATCCCCAGCGCCCGTGCGCGCCAGCGGTCCACAAATTCCGGAGCGCCCAGTTCGTGCGGCAATGTTTTTGCGTGTTGCGCCATCTTCATTCCTTATTGCTTTGGCCCAGATGATGTGGTTTGCATGGCATGGCTCCTGGCAGAATCTTGAGCGTTGCCCTCTGTTTTTCCTGTCAGGTTGACCGAATTCGCATTCTCAGCAGGTGCGCCAGCCACGATGCCCTGCGCCGGAAGCGCCTGCGCATCGGTGTCCTGCGCGATGGGCCACGGTCCGGCGAAGCTGGCGGGAAGCCCCTCGCGCTCGGCAATCTGGCCCAGATCGTGCACCTGCTCTCCCTGCGGAACATCGGAGAGCCTGGCATTCTGGCTCAATTGCAGCGCCCGGATATAGGCAGCCACGGCCCAGCGGTCCTCCGGAGAAAGCTGTGCGGCATAGTCTGGCATGGCCCCATAGCCATGGGTCATCACATAAAAATAGTGGCTGAGCGGCTCAGCCAGACGCCGCGCATCATGAAAGTTGCCGGCCGGCTTATAGCCGCGCTGCACAATCATGCCGTCGCCATTGCCTACGCGCGAGTGGCAGGGAGTGCAGTAGATATTAAAACGTTCCTGACCGCGTTCGAGCACGGTCATGGTGACCGGAAAGGGCATCATGTCCTGCTCTTTGCCATTCAGCAGTCCGGTATAGAAATATTCATCCTGCTGCAACTGGCCACGCGCGACTGTATGGACGACCTGTGGACGCACCGAGCGACCGTCGGCGAAAAATTCCGAGCCGCGCTGCGGAATCTCTTTGGGCTGGTTGTGCATGTCCTGACGGCAGCCACCGAGCACGACCAGCAGCGTCATCACGCCTGCGGCCAGAAGCCCCTTCCGTCTGTTGCTGCGGATCTGTCTCATGGTTTTAATACTCCACCTCCACGACGGAGACGGGGCTGAAGCTTTCCAGAAACGCCCGGGACTGGTCGGCTTCAAACTTCGGGTCCGTGGCCTCCAGGCAGAGGAAAAACTTGTCCGATGTGGCGCCGCCGCGGAAATTCGGGGCATTGAACAGCGGATGATAGGGTTGCGGCAGGCCACAGAGAGCAAAGAGCCCGAAAAAGGCCGAGAGGCCTGCCCACAGGATCGTCCACTCATAGGCAGGCACGATAAATGCCGGCCAGGAATAGTAGGGCCGTCCGGCAATATTTAACGGATAGGCCCAGACGGAGATCCAGGTTTCCATCAAAAACATGGCGGTGATGCCCATCAGACCGCCCAGCAAACAGACCAAGGAGACCTCATCGCGATGGAATCCAATGGCGGCAGCAGCCTCTTCCACCGGATATGGCGTATAGCAGTCCATGCGGCGGTATCCGGAATCGTAAGCAGCCTGCGCCGCGCGCACGAGCTCAGTGGGCGAATCAAACTCCGCCAGCAGTCCGTAAGTCCCTTCACGTACAGAAGACATCAGTCACCTGCCTCCGGCAGTGGTTCGGCCCCTGCCT from Pseudacidobacterium ailaaui includes these protein-coding regions:
- a CDS encoding DUF3341 domain-containing protein translates to MSSVREGTYGLLAEFDSPTELVRAAQAAYDSGYRRMDCYTPYPVEEAAAAIGFHRDEVSLVCLLGGLMGITAMFLMETWISVWAYPLNIAGRPYYSWPAFIVPAYEWTILWAGLSAFFGLFALCGLPQPYHPLFNAPNFRGGATSDKFFLCLEATDPKFEADQSRAFLESFSPVSVVEVEY
- the coxB gene encoding cytochrome c oxidase subunit II → MMHYISPVLWQFLLKWLHRLPLFPPEASSIAPYTDEFYFYLLLISFVGTGIVVAMVIGFSILYRKERHPEAVQIEGNTLLEATWTIVPLGLFLIAFVWGALLYFRIYNPPTNAMNIYIVGKQWMWKAEHPGGQHEINALHVPINRPVQLTMVSQDVFHSFSIPAFRVKREVIPGRYTTVWFEATKPGTYHLFCTQYCGTLHSQMIGEVVAMSPEDYQAWTASSTSGSSLAQNGERLFASLGCNQCHSGSPEARGPNLAGVYGAKIQMSNGSVVTADEAFLRDVILNPTLHQVAGYAPIMPTYQGQVSEEGLISLVEFIKNLNSNYRIQQTLNTSQVQTAAPAAASGQGAVKP
- a CDS encoding SCO family protein — encoded protein: MQAQTTIRNVQRTLVWGLALLLGFSACAARAQVSAYGDKQMGDNSAQVPSALNRVNIVQKLNTRLPLEAEFHDETGKTVHLGDYFGTRPVILALVYYNCPMLCSEELNGLVGALEMVKFRPGKDFDVVVVSIDPTETYSLAAQKKAYYVKRYGHPETAAGWHFLTGQEPAIHALAEATGFGYTRVPGPDGRLTQFAHASAIQLVTPDGRIAQYYLGVEYSPKDLMLGLVEASQHKIGSPVDNILTYCYHYDPTLNRHSLIIARVVQLACLVTLFCLGLYLAIMFRREAKQKQRPQVSSWKNVIG
- a CDS encoding c-type cytochrome gives rise to the protein MRQIRSNRRKGLLAAGVMTLLVVLGGCRQDMHNQPKEIPQRGSEFFADGRSVRPQVVHTVARGQLQQDEYFYTGLLNGKEQDMMPFPVTMTVLERGQERFNIYCTPCHSRVGNGDGMIVQRGYKPAGNFHDARRLAEPLSHYFYVMTHGYGAMPDYAAQLSPEDRWAVAAYIRALQLSQNARLSDVPQGEQVHDLGQIAEREGLPASFAGPWPIAQDTDAQALPAQGIVAGAPAENANSVNLTGKTEGNAQDSARSHAMQTTSSGPKQ